A section of the Quatrionicoccus australiensis genome encodes:
- a CDS encoding YjfB family protein, whose protein sequence is MDVSSVGTLSSALSQAQTGDAVSTLVLKKAMDIQAQNAMQLLQAVPQMPNNPPNLGNSIDVKA, encoded by the coding sequence ATGGATGTCTCCTCCGTAGGAACCTTGAGTAGCGCACTGTCGCAAGCCCAGACGGGCGATGCTGTCAGTACGCTGGTGCTCAAGAAGGCAATGGATATTCAGGCACAAAACGCCATGCAGTTGTTGCAGGCGGTGCCGCAGATGCCGAACAACCCGCCGAACCTGGGCAACAGTATCGACGTCAAGGCGTGA
- a CDS encoding alpha/beta hydrolase yields the protein MIEGLEVFSCLPAKKTNRPPVLFVHGAFAGGWMWTETFMPFLAKAGYPCYALSLRGHGGSAGIDQIDWHSINDFVADVNTVVNWLGTPPVLVGHSMGGFVVQKYLEHHQVPGAALVCSVPPQGLIAAQFHLMFQKPQLFMDINSIMSGNYPDTEILKEALFAGEIDPTMLAAWLDRMQPESHRALWDMSMFNLPNLHAMHRPPMLILGAELDVLVPAFLVQATAHTYGLPVHIFRNMGHAVTHEKEWPLVAAMLRDWLNDITP from the coding sequence ATGATTGAAGGGCTGGAAGTATTTTCCTGCCTGCCTGCCAAAAAAACGAATCGCCCGCCTGTACTCTTCGTTCATGGCGCCTTTGCCGGCGGCTGGATGTGGACCGAAACCTTCATGCCCTTCCTCGCCAAGGCCGGCTATCCCTGCTATGCGCTGTCCTTGCGCGGGCACGGCGGCAGTGCCGGCATCGACCAGATCGACTGGCACTCGATCAACGACTTCGTCGCCGACGTCAATACCGTGGTCAATTGGCTGGGTACGCCGCCCGTTCTGGTCGGTCATTCAATGGGCGGCTTCGTCGTCCAGAAGTATCTGGAGCATCATCAGGTACCCGGTGCGGCGCTGGTCTGCTCGGTACCGCCGCAAGGCCTGATCGCCGCCCAGTTCCATCTGATGTTCCAGAAGCCGCAGCTGTTCATGGACATCAACAGCATCATGAGCGGCAATTACCCGGATACGGAAATCCTCAAGGAAGCGCTGTTTGCCGGTGAAATCGACCCGACCATGCTGGCCGCCTGGCTGGACCGCATGCAGCCTGAATCGCATCGGGCGCTGTGGGACATGTCGATGTTCAACCTGCCCAACCTGCATGCCATGCATCGCCCGCCGATGCTGATCCTGGGCGCCGAACTCGATGTGCTGGTGCCGGCCTTCCTGGTGCAGGCAACGGCGCACACCTATGGCTTACCGGTACATATTTTCCGCAATATGGGTCACGCCGTGACCCACGAAAAAGAATGGCCGCTGGTTGCGGCCATGTTGCGCGACTGGCTGAACGACATCACGCCTTGA
- a CDS encoding complex I NDUFA9 subunit family protein, with the protein MDIKKVLLLGGSGFLGTYIANRLSQRGIEVTIPTRRRERTKALIIQPNIDMPEVDIHCEKTLASLMQGKDAVINLVGILHSRDVQFPYSPDFGNAHVELPKKIIAACKASGVRRLVHMSALKADPQAPSEYLASKGEGEAVVLAAGSDLDVTVFRPSVIFGLGDSFLSTFASVLKKAPIFPLGFGHARFQPVWAADVADAFVDSLGNEATFGQAYDLVGPKVYTLRELVDYTAELTRSTARIIALSESWAYLQAGLMWLAPQPLLSPDNLRSMQVDSVCDSSCNPPADWKPTALEAIAPTYVAQNTPKGKLDSFRFRAGR; encoded by the coding sequence ATGGACATCAAAAAGGTCTTGCTGCTGGGGGGTAGCGGTTTTCTCGGCACCTACATTGCCAATCGCCTCTCGCAACGCGGCATCGAAGTCACCATTCCGACCCGCCGTCGCGAACGGACCAAGGCGCTGATCATTCAGCCCAATATCGATATGCCGGAAGTCGATATCCACTGCGAAAAAACCCTGGCATCGCTGATGCAGGGCAAGGATGCGGTGATCAACCTGGTCGGCATCCTGCACAGCCGCGATGTCCAGTTCCCGTACAGCCCGGATTTCGGTAATGCGCACGTCGAACTGCCGAAGAAGATCATTGCCGCCTGCAAGGCAAGCGGCGTGCGTCGTCTGGTGCATATGAGCGCACTCAAGGCCGATCCGCAGGCGCCGTCGGAATATCTCGCCTCGAAGGGCGAAGGCGAAGCCGTCGTGCTCGCCGCCGGAAGCGATCTGGACGTCACCGTGTTCCGGCCGTCGGTGATTTTCGGCCTGGGCGACTCTTTCCTGTCCACCTTCGCCAGCGTCCTGAAAAAGGCACCGATCTTCCCGCTCGGTTTCGGACATGCCCGCTTCCAGCCGGTCTGGGCCGCCGATGTCGCCGATGCCTTCGTCGACAGTCTGGGCAACGAAGCCACCTTTGGTCAGGCCTACGACCTGGTCGGCCCCAAGGTTTATACCCTGCGCGAACTGGTCGACTACACCGCCGAACTGACCCGCAGCACGGCAAGGATCATCGCCCTGTCCGAAAGCTGGGCCTACCTGCAGGCCGGCCTGATGTGGCTGGCCCCGCAGCCGCTGCTTTCGCCGGACAACCTGCGCTCGATGCAGGTCGACAGCGTTTGCGACAGCAGTTGCAATCCGCCGGCCGACTGGAAACCGACGGCACTCGAAGCCATTGCACCGACCTACGTCGCGCAGAACACGCCGAAGGGCAAGCTCGACAGCTTCCGCTTCCGCGCCGGACGCTAA
- a CDS encoding multifunctional CCA addition/repair protein — protein sequence MQIYIVGGAVRDELLGRTNADRDYVVVGASPEIMLARGFRPVGKDFPVFLHPQTQDEYALARTERKSGHGYHGFSFHAAPDVTLEQDLARRDLTINAMAKGDDGTLVDPFGGQQDLQAKILRHVGPAFAEDPVRILRIARFAARFHEFSVAPETLSLMRSMVSSGEVDHLVAERVWQELAKGLMEDHPARMFMVLRDCGALARLLPELDALFGVPQRADYHPEIDTGIHTMMVLEQTARHRFPLAVRFAGLTHDLGKATTPADILPRHIGHEARSVDLSEQLCARLKVPNDCRDLALLMARHHGNIHRAAELKPATMVSLLEKTDALRRPERFQQLLDTCLCDFTGRLGWEDRPYDSPARLLSALAAVNRVEAGKIAAACADKSSIPERIQQARIAAVKEQLNDFRN from the coding sequence GTGCAGATTTACATCGTCGGCGGCGCTGTCCGCGACGAATTGCTCGGCCGGACCAATGCCGACCGCGACTATGTCGTGGTCGGCGCTTCACCGGAAATCATGCTGGCGCGCGGCTTTCGGCCGGTCGGCAAGGATTTCCCGGTGTTTCTGCACCCGCAGACTCAGGACGAATATGCGCTGGCCCGCACCGAAAGGAAGAGCGGGCACGGCTATCATGGCTTCAGCTTTCACGCGGCGCCGGATGTCACGCTGGAACAGGACCTCGCCCGCCGCGACCTGACCATCAATGCGATGGCCAAAGGCGACGACGGCACGCTGGTTGATCCGTTTGGCGGTCAACAGGATCTGCAGGCCAAAATCCTCCGCCACGTCGGCCCGGCCTTTGCCGAAGACCCGGTCCGCATCCTGCGCATTGCCCGCTTTGCCGCACGTTTTCACGAATTTTCGGTCGCTCCGGAAACCCTGAGCCTGATGCGCAGCATGGTGAGCAGCGGCGAAGTCGATCACCTGGTTGCCGAACGCGTCTGGCAGGAACTCGCCAAGGGCCTGATGGAAGACCATCCGGCCCGCATGTTCATGGTTCTGCGCGATTGCGGCGCACTGGCCAGGCTATTGCCGGAACTCGATGCATTGTTCGGTGTGCCGCAGCGCGCCGATTACCACCCGGAAATCGATACCGGCATCCACACCATGATGGTGCTCGAACAGACGGCCCGCCATCGCTTCCCGTTAGCGGTCCGCTTTGCCGGCCTGACCCACGATCTCGGCAAGGCAACCACGCCGGCCGACATCCTGCCCCGCCACATCGGCCACGAAGCGCGCAGCGTCGATCTCAGCGAACAACTGTGTGCCCGCCTCAAGGTTCCCAACGATTGCCGCGACCTGGCGCTGCTGATGGCCAGACATCACGGCAATATTCATCGGGCGGCCGAGCTGAAACCGGCTACCATGGTTTCATTGCTGGAAAAGACCGACGCCCTGCGCCGGCCGGAACGCTTCCAGCAACTGCTCGATACCTGCCTGTGCGACTTTACCGGCCGCCTCGGTTGGGAAGATCGCCCCTACGACAGTCCGGCCCGCCTGCTTTCTGCCCTGGCAGCGGTCAACCGCGTCGAAGCGGGCAAAATCGCCGCCGCCTGTGCCGACAAGTCGAGCATTCCGGAACGCATCCAGCAGGCGCGCATTGCTGCCGTCAAAGAGCAGCTAAATGACTTTCGCAATTAA
- a CDS encoding DUF1631 family protein, translated as MGDLTTTIATPQASGDAFHVLRDCRALYLKLLEHALLEVENLPVNAVKAFLQAVGTYYDEMTATRRRSGFEVAKGLTSSRITLVDESDLELEIRLGNFSAHLMESTGGDLWRVYLRFMTLLNRPDLSTTDNPVGPRGISQGIVELCARMGESQEKTLARVDRLEIGFSRSLTGLYSALNDFLAERHVAPAQPAIITTPEAGTPVAGSPAGSAPTPATNLQSRLLGPATATPEKLAPAAFEALFARLDDLARSGKLTLPPVHSSTATSPSLEMLIPGLFDAADSASPQPASLGSSELGIPGGTTAAASIDSIALIFRAILDQPELPEAIKTILFSLQIPLLKLALLDSRFFTDKAHPGHLLVDRIARAALGLPSDTPSGNPLCASIDNIAAGIRNKSASDIKVFEKAIGELNALITERDNQISRSAAAYLPLLHQVERRKHAQQRCRDLIEQHLSPNVPAVIATFLRTHWQKVLLVSWMENGEQSTLWQDNTALVKDLLWSIEPKTEIDDRKHLAKMLPAVVQRLNAGMARIGLDEASQSSFLDACFALQTTAMRGAANPADIAVPTAYASAGKSLAISELSTDKLLLKIHDLGADATLPGHSTALPPVGTWLRLTEIEEQAICGLLCQISPDSGLLLIANPDWGFALAMHPDLLEQKLKAGSARNCTHDSLFDKAAEQALHSPAAL; from the coding sequence ATGGGTGACCTGACCACGACAATTGCCACGCCCCAGGCATCGGGTGATGCCTTTCATGTCCTGCGCGACTGTCGTGCGCTGTATCTCAAGTTACTTGAGCATGCGCTGCTCGAAGTCGAAAACCTGCCGGTCAATGCCGTGAAGGCCTTCCTGCAGGCGGTCGGCACCTATTACGACGAAATGACGGCAACGCGCCGGCGCAGCGGTTTCGAGGTCGCCAAAGGGCTGACCTCGTCGCGCATCACGCTGGTGGATGAAAGCGATCTCGAACTGGAAATCCGCCTCGGCAATTTTTCCGCCCATCTGATGGAAAGCACCGGCGGCGATCTATGGCGCGTCTATCTGCGCTTCATGACCCTGCTCAATCGTCCGGATCTGAGTACGACCGACAACCCGGTCGGGCCGCGCGGCATTTCCCAGGGGATTGTCGAGCTGTGCGCGCGCATGGGCGAAAGCCAGGAAAAGACCCTGGCCCGTGTCGACCGCCTGGAAATTGGCTTTTCCCGGTCGTTGACCGGTCTGTATTCAGCGCTCAACGATTTCCTCGCCGAACGGCATGTTGCGCCGGCCCAGCCCGCCATTATCACGACACCGGAGGCTGGCACCCCGGTGGCTGGCAGCCCGGCCGGCAGCGCCCCGACTCCGGCTACCAACCTGCAAAGCCGCCTGCTCGGCCCGGCCACGGCGACACCGGAGAAACTCGCACCGGCGGCATTTGAAGCGCTATTTGCCCGCCTCGATGACCTGGCTCGTTCGGGAAAACTGACCCTGCCACCGGTTCATTCATCAACCGCGACCAGCCCGTCGCTGGAAATGCTCATTCCCGGCCTGTTTGACGCGGCCGACAGTGCATCGCCCCAACCGGCCTCGCTCGGTTCAAGTGAGTTGGGCATCCCGGGTGGTACAACTGCGGCAGCCAGCATCGACAGTATCGCGCTGATTTTCCGGGCCATTCTCGACCAGCCGGAACTACCGGAGGCGATCAAGACCATCCTGTTCAGCCTGCAGATTCCGCTCCTCAAACTGGCGCTGCTCGACAGCCGGTTTTTCACGGACAAAGCACATCCGGGCCATCTGCTGGTTGACCGGATCGCCCGTGCCGCCCTTGGCCTGCCCTCCGACACCCCCTCCGGAAATCCGCTCTGTGCGAGCATCGACAATATCGCGGCCGGAATACGCAACAAGTCAGCCAGTGACATCAAGGTTTTCGAAAAGGCGATCGGCGAACTGAACGCACTGATTACCGAGCGCGACAACCAGATTAGCCGTTCGGCTGCGGCGTATTTACCCCTGCTGCACCAGGTCGAGCGGCGCAAACATGCGCAGCAACGTTGCCGTGACCTCATCGAGCAACACCTCTCGCCGAACGTGCCGGCCGTGATCGCAACATTTTTGCGCACGCACTGGCAAAAGGTGCTGCTCGTCAGCTGGATGGAGAATGGCGAGCAAAGCACGCTCTGGCAGGACAACACCGCCCTGGTCAAGGATCTGCTGTGGAGCATCGAGCCCAAGACCGAGATCGACGACCGCAAACACCTTGCCAAGATGCTGCCCGCGGTGGTCCAGCGCCTGAATGCCGGCATGGCACGTATCGGTCTGGATGAAGCCAGCCAGAGCAGCTTCCTCGACGCCTGTTTCGCGCTGCAGACGACCGCCATGCGCGGAGCGGCAAATCCAGCCGATATCGCCGTTCCGACTGCTTATGCCAGCGCCGGCAAGAGCCTGGCAATCAGCGAATTGAGCACCGACAAGCTGTTGCTGAAAATCCACGACCTGGGCGCCGATGCAACGCTGCCCGGCCACAGCACGGCATTGCCGCCGGTCGGCACCTGGCTGCGCCTGACCGAGATCGAGGAGCAGGCCATCTGCGGGCTGCTCTGCCAGATCAGTCCGGACAGCGGTCTGCTGCTGATCGCCAATCCGGACTGGGGTTTTGCGCTCGCCATGCATCCCGATCTGCTCGAACAAAAGCTCAAGGCAGGCAGCGCCCGCAATTGCACGCACGACTCGCTGTTCGACAAGGCTGCCGAACAGGCACTGCATTCGCCGGCCGCTCTTTGA
- a CDS encoding DUF2905 domain-containing protein, with protein sequence MLKWILTLVVAIFLLGIITPHLARFIRFGQLPGDFSFRWRGRRYMFPLATTIIFSALLWLIAKVI encoded by the coding sequence ATGTTGAAGTGGATACTGACGCTGGTCGTCGCGATTTTTTTGCTCGGGATCATCACTCCCCATCTCGCGCGTTTCATCCGGTTCGGTCAGTTGCCCGGCGACTTCAGCTTCCGGTGGCGCGGTCGTCGCTACATGTTTCCGCTGGCCACGACGATCATTTTCTCGGCTTTGCTCTGGTTAATTGCGAAAGTCATTTAG